One Papaver somniferum cultivar HN1 chromosome 10, ASM357369v1, whole genome shotgun sequence genomic window carries:
- the LOC113319602 gene encoding uncharacterized protein LOC113319602, which translates to MCDPETGEVVEQIEFYKLTHCKNDVWTCHTAEENYGKMLELRAAPTPEGSTPLTDAQICEEVLGVRSGYVKGLGHGYEKPSSSGIKYNAELCEALRRADDAEKRNKELEERVDDQNRTIQGLVTDTMDIRRMLLEMQGNRQSTPENSQSTPENRQTTS; encoded by the exons TGTGATCCAGAAACAGGTGAAGTTGTTGAACAAATTGAATTCTACAAGTTAACCCACTGCAAAAATGATGTTTGGACGTGTCATACGGCGGAGGAAAACTAT GGTAAAATGCTTGAACTTCGAGCTGCGCCTACACCTGAAGGTTCAACACCCTTGACCGATGCTCAAATATGTGAGGAAGTGCTAGGTGTAAGATCCGGTTATGTCAAGGGTCTTGGTCATGGGTATGAAAAACCTAGCTCGTCTGGCatcaaatataatgcggagtTATGCGAAGCTCTTAGGAGGGCAGATGACGCAGAGAAGAGAAATAAGGAACTTGAAGAAAGAGTTGATGATCAAAATCGCACAATACAGGGGCTGGTAACTGACACAATGGATATAAGAAGAATGTTGCTTGAAATGCAGGGAAACCGTCAAAGCACTCCTGAGAACAGTCAAAGTACTCCTGAGAACCGTCAAACCACCTCTTGA